The Caulobacter sp. FWC26 genome contains a region encoding:
- a CDS encoding MFS transporter, with translation MADARASGGDRPLYSNGYKAAVLGLLLATYTFNFIDRTIIATIGQAIKVDLKLTDTQLGLLGGLYFALLYTILGIPIARLAERFNRVTIISVSLVIWSGFTALCGAAVNFTQLALFRFGVGVGEAGCSPPSHSLISDYYEPKKRATALSIYSFGIPLGTMFGAVAGGWLAQEFSWRVAFVIVGLPGILLALIVKLVVKEPPRGHSEIVERPLEAEDVVVEPAKPAFSMANEFKELWAVTKILFGKWPVLHMVLGVTIASFGSYGSGAFVPSYFVRAFDLGLAQVGLITGLIGGFSAGVGTLVGGFLSDWAGKKSAKWYALTPAIGLILCTPIYIAAYLQTDWQTTALILLVPGIFHYVYLAPTFGVVQNSVEPRRRATATALLFFFLNLIALGGGPVFTGWLIDHLAQFHFNHPGGGVIASVLGSFGGEAGQNFASACPGGIAPKGASAELAAQCKTTLSVASQQGIIVSLCFYAWAGVHYALAAIGMVKHFEDRKAA, from the coding sequence ATGGCCGACGCGCGTGCGTCCGGCGGCGACCGGCCGCTTTACTCGAACGGCTACAAGGCCGCGGTGCTGGGGCTGCTGCTAGCCACCTACACCTTCAACTTCATCGACCGGACGATCATCGCGACCATCGGCCAGGCCATCAAGGTCGACCTGAAGCTGACCGACACCCAGCTGGGCCTGCTGGGCGGCCTCTACTTCGCCCTGCTCTACACGATCCTGGGCATTCCGATCGCCCGCCTGGCCGAGCGCTTCAACCGCGTGACGATCATCTCGGTGTCGCTGGTGATCTGGTCGGGCTTCACCGCGCTGTGCGGCGCGGCCGTCAACTTCACCCAACTGGCCCTGTTTCGCTTCGGCGTCGGGGTCGGCGAAGCCGGCTGCTCACCGCCCAGCCACTCGCTGATCAGCGACTATTACGAGCCCAAGAAACGGGCCACGGCGCTGTCGATCTATTCGTTCGGCATTCCGCTGGGCACCATGTTCGGCGCGGTGGCCGGGGGCTGGCTGGCGCAGGAGTTCAGCTGGCGCGTGGCCTTCGTCATCGTCGGCCTGCCGGGCATCCTGCTGGCCCTGATCGTCAAGCTGGTGGTGAAGGAGCCGCCGCGCGGCCATTCCGAGATCGTCGAGCGCCCGCTCGAGGCCGAGGACGTGGTAGTCGAACCCGCCAAGCCGGCGTTCTCGATGGCCAACGAGTTCAAGGAGCTGTGGGCCGTCACCAAGATCCTGTTCGGTAAGTGGCCGGTGCTGCACATGGTGCTGGGCGTGACCATCGCCTCGTTCGGCTCCTACGGTTCGGGCGCCTTCGTGCCGTCGTACTTTGTTCGCGCCTTTGACCTGGGCCTCGCGCAGGTGGGCCTGATCACCGGCCTGATCGGCGGCTTCTCGGCCGGCGTGGGCACCCTGGTCGGCGGCTTCTTGAGCGACTGGGCCGGGAAGAAGAGCGCCAAGTGGTACGCCCTGACCCCCGCCATCGGCCTGATCCTCTGCACCCCGATCTATATCGCGGCCTATCTGCAGACCGACTGGCAGACGACCGCCCTGATCCTGCTCGTTCCCGGCATCTTTCACTATGTCTATCTCGCGCCGACCTTCGGCGTGGTGCAGAACTCGGTGGAGCCACGCCGCCGGGCGACGGCGACGGCGCTGCTGTTCTTCTTCCTGAACCTGATCGCCCTGGGCGGCGGGCCGGTGTTCACCGGCTGGCTGATCGATCATCTGGCGCAGTTCCACTTCAACCATCCGGGCGGCGGCGTGATCGCCAGCGTGCTGGGCTCGTTCGGCGGCGAGGCGGGTCAGAACTTCGCCAGCGCCTGCCCGGGCGGCATCGCGCCCAAGGGCGCGTCGGCTGAACTGGCGGCCCAGTGCAAGACCACCCTGTCGGTGGCCAGCCAGCAGGGCATCATCGTCTCGTTGTGCTTTTACGCCTGGGCCGGCGTTCACTACGCCCTCGCCGCGATCGGCATGGTCAAGCACTTCGAGGACCGCAAGGCGGCGTAA
- the purB gene encoding adenylosuccinate lyase encodes MISRYARPEAAAIWSSQTKYKIWFEIEAHAADAMAELGVIPKLAAETIWEKGRDAVWDSDRIDEIERVTKHDVIAFLTHVSEIVGPEARFLHQGMTSSDVLDTCFAVQLSRATDLLLEDVDLVLAALKRRALEHKMTVCVGRSHGIHAEPITFGLKLAGYYAEFQRAKERLAMAKFEIATCAISGAVGTFANVDPRVEQHVADKMGLAVEPVSTQVIPRDRHAAYFAALGVVASSVERLATEIRHLQRTEVLEAEEPFDPGQKGSSAMPHKRNPILTENLTGLARLVRSAVVPAMENVALWHERDISHSSVERGIGPDATIHLDFALRRLAGVIERFNIYPDNMAKNLDKLGGLVFSQRVMLALTHKDVSREDAYAAVQGNAMKVWRGEGRFLDFLKADPVVSKALTETELEELFDLGYHTKNVDVIFQRVFGEQG; translated from the coding sequence ATGATCAGCCGCTACGCCCGCCCCGAAGCCGCCGCCATCTGGTCCAGCCAGACCAAGTACAAGATCTGGTTCGAGATCGAGGCCCACGCCGCCGACGCCATGGCCGAGCTGGGAGTCATCCCCAAGCTCGCCGCCGAGACGATCTGGGAAAAGGGTCGCGACGCGGTCTGGGACAGCGACCGCATCGACGAGATCGAGCGCGTCACCAAGCATGACGTCATCGCCTTCCTGACCCACGTGTCGGAAATCGTCGGCCCGGAAGCCCGCTTCCTGCACCAGGGCATGACCAGCTCTGACGTGCTGGACACGTGCTTCGCCGTGCAACTGTCGCGCGCCACCGACCTGCTGCTGGAAGACGTCGACCTGGTGCTGGCCGCGCTGAAGCGTCGGGCCCTCGAGCACAAGATGACCGTTTGCGTTGGCCGCAGCCACGGCATCCACGCCGAGCCGATCACCTTCGGCCTGAAGCTGGCCGGCTACTACGCCGAGTTCCAGCGCGCCAAGGAGCGCCTGGCGATGGCCAAGTTCGAGATCGCCACCTGCGCGATCTCGGGCGCCGTCGGCACCTTCGCCAATGTCGATCCGCGCGTCGAACAGCACGTGGCCGACAAGATGGGCCTGGCGGTCGAGCCGGTCTCGACCCAGGTGATTCCGCGTGACCGCCACGCGGCCTATTTCGCGGCCCTGGGCGTCGTCGCCTCGTCTGTCGAGCGCCTGGCCACCGAGATCCGCCACCTGCAGCGCACCGAGGTCCTCGAAGCCGAGGAGCCCTTCGATCCGGGCCAGAAGGGTTCGTCGGCCATGCCGCACAAGCGCAACCCGATCCTGACCGAGAACCTGACGGGCCTCGCCCGTCTGGTCCGTTCGGCCGTCGTGCCGGCGATGGAGAACGTCGCCCTCTGGCACGAGCGCGACATCAGCCACTCGTCGGTCGAGCGCGGCATCGGCCCCGACGCCACGATCCACCTCGACTTCGCCCTGCGCCGCCTGGCGGGCGTCATCGAACGCTTCAACATCTATCCCGACAACATGGCCAAGAACCTGGACAAGCTGGGGGGTCTCGTCTTCTCGCAGCGCGTCATGCTGGCCCTGACCCACAAGGACGTGAGCCGGGAGGACGCCTATGCGGCCGTCCAGGGCAACGCGATGAAGGTCTGGCGCGGCGAAGGCCGGTTCCTCGACTTCCTGAAGGCCGACCCGGTGGTGTCCAAGGCCCTGACCGAGACCGAACTCGAGGAGCTGTTCGACCTTGGCTACCACACCAAGAACGTCGACGTGATCTTCCAGCGCGTCTTCGGAGAGCAGGGCTGA
- a CDS encoding 2OG-Fe(II) oxygenase family protein translates to MSEPPVLRLNPALDPAAFGDAYARDGVVRIPEVFEPAVVERLAGILEQTIDWDIICSNEHGGAEVLSRTRRADLGDQAVAGRLHAATLRARSGFAYVYLGYPMIDAFVAGRDPGHPIHALTAFLNSQGFVEFVAAVTGEAGVTKIDGQATCYRPGDFLTQHDDTGVGERLAAYTLGLTRQWRPDWGGQLLFHDEHGDVTRGFAPAFNVLTLFKVPQQHSVAPVAPYAGALRLTVTGWLRNDPPNGRG, encoded by the coding sequence ATGAGCGAACCGCCGGTCCTGCGCCTGAATCCCGCGCTGGATCCGGCGGCGTTCGGCGACGCCTACGCTCGCGACGGCGTCGTCCGCATCCCCGAGGTGTTCGAGCCTGCGGTCGTCGAGCGTCTGGCCGGCATCCTCGAACAGACGATCGACTGGGACATCATCTGCTCCAACGAGCACGGCGGCGCCGAGGTGCTCAGCCGGACACGTCGGGCCGATCTGGGCGACCAGGCCGTGGCCGGCCGCCTGCACGCGGCCACCCTGCGGGCGCGCAGCGGTTTTGCGTATGTCTATCTCGGCTATCCGATGATCGACGCCTTCGTAGCGGGGCGAGACCCCGGCCACCCGATCCACGCCTTGACCGCCTTCCTGAACAGCCAGGGTTTTGTCGAGTTCGTCGCCGCCGTCACCGGCGAAGCCGGCGTCACCAAGATCGACGGCCAGGCCACCTGTTATCGTCCCGGCGACTTTCTCACACAGCATGACGACACCGGCGTCGGCGAACGCCTGGCCGCCTACACCCTGGGCCTGACACGTCAGTGGCGGCCAGACTGGGGCGGCCAACTGCTGTTTCACGACGAGCACGGCGACGTCACGCGCGGCTTCGCGCCGGCCTTCAACGTGCTGACCCTGTTCAAGGTGCCGCAGCAGCACTCGGTCGCCCCGGTGGCGCCCTATGCCGGCGCCCTGCGCCTGACCGTCACCGGCTGGCTGCGCAACGACCCGCCGAATGGACGCGGCTAA
- a CDS encoding DNA-deoxyinosine glycosylase, with the protein MDAAKRGFPPVVDARTRVLILGSLPGDASLAAGQYYGHPRNAFWRLMERVLDAPLATLSYEARLSALLAHGVGLWDVIGEAHRQGSLDAAIRDPAANDLVALIDTLPALRLVAFNGGAAAKLGGRLVGDRVATLPLPSSSPAHAARSFADKAAVWRRMRESLTA; encoded by the coding sequence ATGGACGCGGCTAAACGAGGCTTTCCACCGGTCGTCGACGCCCGCACCCGGGTGCTGATTCTGGGCAGCCTGCCCGGTGACGCCTCGCTGGCGGCGGGACAGTATTACGGCCATCCTCGCAACGCCTTCTGGCGCCTGATGGAGCGCGTCCTCGACGCGCCGCTCGCCACGCTGAGCTATGAGGCGCGGCTGAGCGCCCTGCTCGCGCACGGCGTCGGGCTCTGGGACGTGATCGGCGAAGCCCATCGGCAAGGCAGCCTGGACGCCGCCATCCGCGACCCGGCCGCCAACGACCTTGTCGCCCTGATCGACACCCTCCCGGCGCTGCGGCTGGTGGCCTTCAACGGCGGCGCGGCGGCCAAACTGGGGGGCCGGCTGGTCGGAGACCGGGTCGCCACACTGCCGCTTCCCTCGTCCAGCCCTGCCCACGCGGCGCGGTCCTTCGCGGACAAGGCGGCCGTCTGGCGGCGGATGCGCGAGTCGCTGACGGCCTGA
- a CDS encoding DUF1476 domain-containing protein → MTTFDEREQGFERKFAHDQELEFKAAARRNRLLGEWAAGLMGLATVEEYARAVVKSDFEQPGDEDVFRKVFEDLKGSGVSISEGEVRMKMAELLAQAREQIKGE, encoded by the coding sequence ATGACCACCTTCGACGAACGCGAACAGGGTTTCGAACGTAAGTTCGCGCACGACCAGGAACTGGAATTCAAGGCGGCCGCGCGCCGTAACCGCCTGCTGGGCGAATGGGCCGCGGGCCTGATGGGTCTGGCGACGGTCGAGGAATATGCGCGCGCCGTGGTGAAGTCCGACTTCGAACAGCCGGGCGACGAAGACGTGTTCCGCAAGGTCTTCGAGGACCTGAAGGGCTCGGGCGTCTCGATTTCCGAGGGCGAAGTCCGCATGAAGATGGCCGAGTTGCTGGCTCAGGCCCGCGAGCAGATCAAGGGCGAGTAA
- the purC gene encoding phosphoribosylaminoimidazolesuccinocarboxamide synthase translates to MTTRRKKIYEGKAKILYEGPEPGTLIQYFKDDATAFNAQKKAILEGKGVINNRISEYIMTRLNGIGVQNHFIRRLNLREQLIKEVEIVPLEVVVRNIAAGSIATRLGLTEGQPLPRSIIEFYYKDDKLGDPMVTEEHITAFNWAATQEIDDMMAMALRVNDYLSGLFAGVGITLVDFKVEFGRIYEGDFSRVILADEISPDSCRLWDTVTNEKLDKDRFRRDLGNVIESYTEVARRLGIMKEMPTVIQGGVH, encoded by the coding sequence ATGACGACCCGTCGCAAGAAGATCTACGAAGGCAAGGCCAAGATCCTTTACGAGGGCCCCGAGCCTGGCACGCTGATCCAGTACTTCAAGGACGACGCGACCGCGTTCAACGCGCAGAAGAAGGCCATTCTGGAAGGCAAGGGCGTCATCAACAACCGCATCAGCGAGTACATCATGACTCGCCTGAACGGCATCGGCGTGCAGAACCACTTCATTCGCCGCCTGAACCTGCGCGAGCAGTTGATCAAGGAAGTCGAGATTGTCCCGCTCGAGGTGGTGGTGCGCAACATCGCCGCCGGGTCGATCGCCACGCGCCTGGGCCTGACCGAGGGCCAGCCGCTGCCGCGCTCGATCATCGAATTCTACTACAAGGACGACAAGCTCGGCGATCCGATGGTCACCGAGGAGCACATCACCGCGTTCAACTGGGCCGCCACCCAGGAGATCGACGACATGATGGCCATGGCCCTGCGGGTGAACGACTATCTGTCGGGCCTGTTCGCCGGCGTCGGCATCACCCTGGTGGACTTCAAGGTCGAGTTCGGCCGCATCTACGAGGGCGACTTCAGCCGCGTCATCCTGGCCGACGAGATCAGCCCCGACAGCTGCCGCCTGTGGGACACCGTGACGAACGAGAAGCTGGACAAGGACCGCTTCCGCCGCGACCTCGGCAATGTCATCGAAAGTTATACCGAGGTGGCCCGCCGCCTCGGGATCATGAAGGAAATGCCGACCGTCATTCAGGGCGGCGTCCACTGA
- the purS gene encoding phosphoribosylformylglycinamidine synthase subunit PurS, translating to MKATVHVFLKPGVLDVQGKAVENALHGLGWPSVKDARVGRVIEFDLDASDAEAAKAEVKTMCEKLLANTVIESYRIDVA from the coding sequence ATGAAAGCCACCGTCCACGTGTTCCTGAAGCCCGGCGTGCTCGACGTTCAGGGCAAGGCTGTCGAAAACGCCCTGCACGGCCTGGGCTGGCCGTCGGTCAAGGACGCCCGCGTCGGCCGCGTCATCGAGTTCGACCTCGACGCCAGCGACGCCGAGGCCGCCAAGGCCGAGGTCAAGACCATGTGCGAGAAGCTGCTCGCCAACACGGTCATCGAAAGCTACCGCATCGACGTGGCCTGA
- a CDS encoding TetR/AcrR family transcriptional regulator, with amino-acid sequence MTSSLKVPERRTQSDRRQQSEAELLRAAAELIAEQGVAAATFENIGARAGYSRGLASQRFGSKQGLIEALIVRLQARLEAQMDDRRLDHMNGLEAVLGFVDAFLLTLSADRELRAYFVMMAGAVGDMSDVRAPFAAAHKAAEERLEAMVLRGQAEGVIREDLDADAAALMVGSLLLGVSTQLLIDPAMDLEPIRRTSLSTLRSSFGKAPLIPLYI; translated from the coding sequence ATGACGTCATCCCTTAAGGTCCCTGAGCGCCGCACCCAGTCCGACCGCCGCCAGCAGTCGGAAGCCGAGCTGCTACGCGCCGCTGCCGAACTGATCGCCGAGCAGGGCGTGGCCGCCGCGACCTTCGAGAACATCGGCGCGCGGGCGGGATACAGCCGGGGTTTGGCCAGCCAGCGGTTCGGATCCAAGCAGGGACTGATCGAGGCGCTGATCGTGCGTCTGCAAGCGCGTCTGGAAGCGCAGATGGACGACCGCAGACTGGACCATATGAATGGTCTGGAGGCGGTGCTGGGCTTTGTGGACGCGTTTCTGTTGACCCTGTCGGCGGACCGGGAGCTACGCGCCTATTTCGTGATGATGGCGGGCGCGGTGGGCGACATGTCCGACGTGCGCGCGCCGTTCGCCGCCGCGCACAAGGCGGCGGAGGAGCGTCTGGAGGCTATGGTGCTGCGCGGCCAGGCCGAGGGCGTCATCCGCGAGGACCTCGACGCCGACGCGGCCGCGCTGATGGTGGGCTCGCTGCTGCTGGGGGTTTCAACCCAGCTGCTCATTGATCCCGCGATGGACCTTGAGCCAATTCGGCGGACCAGCCTGTCGACGCTCAGAAGCAGCTTTGGCAAGGCTCCCCTTATCCCGCTCTACATCTGA
- a CDS encoding cytochrome P450 yields MTIPADIAKDIVDPTAYADGDRVDQAFAWLRKEAPLDIAQPEGFDPFWVVTRHADILEVERQNELFHNGDRATVLTTIKADRKVREMMGGSPHLVRSLVQMDNPDHFAYRKITQGSLLPQNLRALEARIREIARGFVDRMAEHGDRCDFARDVAFLYPLHVIMEVLGVPESDEPRMLKLTQELFGNADPDLNRTGKSVTDAGEGVDSIQSVVMDFMMYFNAMTEDRRANPRNDLATLIANGKINGEPMGHLEAMSYYIIAATAGHDTTSSTTAGALWALAENPDQFAKVKADPSLIAGLIEESIRWVTPVKHFMRTATADAELAGRKIAKGDWLFLSYPSGNRDETVFDDPFSFKVDRTPNKHVAFGYGAHICLGQHLARMEMRVLWEELFARLDHVELDGAPTRMVANFVCGPKSVPIRFKMH; encoded by the coding sequence ATGACGATCCCCGCCGATATCGCCAAGGACATTGTCGATCCGACCGCCTACGCCGACGGCGACCGCGTCGATCAGGCCTTCGCCTGGCTGCGCAAGGAGGCTCCGCTGGACATCGCCCAGCCCGAGGGCTTCGATCCGTTCTGGGTCGTCACGCGCCACGCCGACATCCTCGAGGTCGAGCGCCAGAACGAACTGTTCCACAACGGCGACCGCGCCACGGTGCTGACCACGATCAAGGCCGACCGCAAGGTGCGCGAGATGATGGGCGGATCCCCTCACCTAGTCCGCTCGTTGGTGCAGATGGATAACCCGGACCATTTCGCCTACCGCAAGATCACTCAAGGCTCGCTGCTGCCGCAGAACCTGCGGGCGCTGGAGGCCCGGATCCGCGAGATCGCCCGCGGCTTCGTCGACCGCATGGCCGAGCATGGCGACCGCTGCGACTTCGCCCGCGACGTGGCGTTCCTTTATCCGCTGCACGTCATCATGGAGGTGCTGGGCGTCCCGGAGAGCGACGAGCCCCGGATGCTGAAACTGACCCAGGAGCTGTTTGGCAACGCCGATCCAGACCTCAACCGTACCGGCAAGTCGGTGACCGACGCCGGTGAGGGCGTCGACAGCATCCAGTCCGTCGTCATGGACTTCATGATGTATTTCAATGCGATGACCGAGGATCGCCGGGCCAATCCGCGCAACGACCTCGCCACCCTGATCGCCAACGGCAAGATCAACGGCGAGCCGATGGGTCACCTGGAGGCCATGAGCTACTACATCATCGCCGCGACGGCCGGGCACGACACCACGTCGTCGACCACCGCCGGCGCGCTTTGGGCGCTGGCCGAGAACCCCGACCAGTTCGCCAAGGTGAAGGCCGACCCGTCGCTGATCGCAGGCCTGATCGAAGAGTCGATCCGCTGGGTCACGCCGGTGAAACACTTCATGCGCACCGCCACCGCCGACGCCGAACTGGCGGGCCGGAAGATCGCCAAGGGCGACTGGCTGTTCCTGTCCTACCCGTCCGGCAACCGCGACGAGACGGTGTTCGACGACCCGTTCAGCTTCAAGGTCGACCGCACGCCCAACAAGCACGTCGCTTTCGGCTACGGCGCTCACATCTGCCTCGGCCAGCACCTGGCGCGGATGGAGATGCGGGTGCTTTGGGAGGAGCTCTTCGCCCGCCTCGACCATGTCGAGCTGGACGGCGCGCCCACCCGCATGGTCGCCAACTTCGTCTGCGGGCCCAAGTCTGTCCCGATCCGATTCAAGATGCACTGA
- a CDS encoding rubredoxin, translating to MSAEPFKVWQCRTCGYIYDEEQGDPAEGLAPGTRWAAIPGDWICPACGTPKSDFDMIEL from the coding sequence ATGAGCGCGGAACCCTTCAAGGTCTGGCAGTGCCGCACCTGCGGCTACATCTATGACGAGGAGCAAGGCGATCCCGCCGAGGGCCTTGCGCCCGGCACGCGCTGGGCCGCCATCCCCGGCGATTGGATCTGCCCCGCCTGCGGCACGCCTAAGTCGGATTTCGACATGATCGAGCTGTAG
- the purQ gene encoding phosphoribosylformylglycinamidine synthase subunit PurQ: MKAAVVVFPGSNCDRDCKVAIERSAGARVEMVWHQETALPDDLDLIVLPGGFSYGDYLRCGAMAAQSPVMKEVVAAANKGVAVVGICNGFQVLTEVGLLPGALLRNAGLKYVCKPVELDIVNGQTRFTAGYGEQRQAVMTVGNGEGNYFADEETLDRLEGEGQVVFRYKENPNGSARDIAGIINDKGNVLGLMPHPDRAFDADLGSEDGAVLFRSIFQSA; this comes from the coding sequence ATGAAAGCCGCCGTCGTTGTTTTTCCGGGTTCGAACTGCGATCGTGACTGCAAGGTCGCCATCGAGCGCTCCGCTGGGGCGCGCGTCGAAATGGTCTGGCACCAGGAGACGGCGCTGCCGGACGACCTGGACCTGATCGTCCTGCCCGGCGGCTTCTCGTACGGCGACTACCTGCGCTGCGGCGCCATGGCCGCGCAGAGCCCGGTGATGAAGGAAGTGGTCGCCGCCGCGAACAAGGGCGTGGCGGTCGTCGGCATCTGCAACGGCTTCCAGGTGCTGACCGAGGTTGGCCTGCTGCCCGGCGCCCTGCTGCGCAACGCCGGCCTGAAATACGTCTGCAAGCCCGTCGAGCTGGACATCGTCAACGGCCAGACCCGCTTCACGGCCGGCTACGGCGAGCAGCGCCAGGCGGTGATGACCGTCGGCAACGGCGAGGGCAACTACTTCGCCGACGAAGAGACGCTGGACCGGCTCGAAGGCGAAGGCCAGGTGGTGTTCCGCTACAAGGAAAACCCCAACGGCTCGGCCCGGGATATCGCCGGCATTATCAACGACAAGGGCAACGTCCTGGGCCTGATGCCCCACCCTGACCGCGCGTTCGACGCCGACCTGGGTTCGGAGGACGGCGCGGTGCTGTTCCGCAGCATCTTTCAGAGCGCCTGA
- a CDS encoding CocE/NonD family hydrolase, with translation MSLITTLRGGLLAAAALCAFGAVAHAQVATQVTPMTPDIDGKFVQTKVNYDYDKRVVMIPMRDGTKLYTVIVVPKGGKSLPILLTRTPYNAAARAARADSSRMVAAMPQGDEPFVADGGYIRVFQDIRGKYGSEGDYVMTRPLKGPLNSSEVDHSTDAYDTIDWLVKNVPETNGKVGMLGSSYEGFTVVMALVNPHPALKAAAPMSPMVDGWMGDDWFQYGAFRQINFDYFSGQTAVRGSGGGVQRQGYDDYSNFLREGSAGDYAKNHGLDKLPWVQKLFAHPAYDSFWSEQALDKTMEKTPLKVPTMWIQGLWDQEDIWGAVHSYPALESKDTNNDKNYLVLGPWRHSQVNYDGYNLGPFKWDGDTALQFRRDVLKPFFDQHLKDGPKADTPPVLIYDPGQNKWNRYASWPQGGADGAGPGKVSKNLYLGANGGLGFSAPAGGKGAAAYDEYVSDPAKPVPYIPRPLQFADRSRWTPWLVTDQRSVDGRPDVLTYVSEPLTEPLKIAGVPKVNLFASTSGTDSDWVVKLIDVYPDEVPSQPELGGYELAVGMSIFRGRYRESFSEPKALKPNTPLKYQFILPTANYTFKPGHRIMVQVQSSWFPLYDRNPQTFVPNIFLAKPGDYVKATQRVFHAGDTASFIELPVVDAN, from the coding sequence ATGAGTCTCATCACCACCTTGCGCGGGGGGCTGCTGGCCGCCGCCGCGCTCTGCGCCTTCGGCGCTGTCGCCCACGCCCAGGTCGCGACCCAAGTCACGCCGATGACTCCGGACATCGACGGCAAGTTCGTCCAGACCAAGGTCAACTACGACTACGACAAGCGCGTGGTGATGATCCCGATGCGCGACGGGACCAAGCTCTACACCGTCATCGTAGTTCCCAAGGGCGGCAAGAGCCTGCCCATCCTGCTGACCCGCACGCCCTACAACGCCGCCGCCCGCGCCGCCCGCGCCGACAGTTCGCGGATGGTGGCCGCCATGCCGCAGGGCGACGAGCCCTTCGTCGCCGACGGCGGCTATATCCGCGTCTTCCAGGACATCCGGGGCAAGTACGGCTCGGAGGGCGACTACGTCATGACGCGCCCCCTCAAAGGCCCGCTCAACAGCTCTGAAGTAGACCATTCGACCGACGCCTACGACACCATCGACTGGCTGGTGAAGAACGTGCCCGAGACCAACGGCAAGGTCGGGATGCTGGGCAGCTCGTACGAGGGCTTCACCGTGGTGATGGCTCTGGTCAATCCGCACCCCGCGCTGAAGGCTGCGGCGCCGATGAGCCCGATGGTCGACGGCTGGATGGGCGACGACTGGTTCCAGTACGGCGCGTTCCGCCAGATCAATTTCGACTATTTCAGCGGCCAGACGGCGGTGCGCGGCTCGGGCGGCGGCGTCCAGCGCCAGGGCTATGACGACTATTCCAACTTCCTGCGCGAAGGCTCGGCCGGCGACTACGCCAAGAACCACGGCCTGGATAAGCTTCCCTGGGTGCAGAAGCTTTTCGCCCACCCGGCCTATGACAGCTTCTGGAGCGAGCAGGCTCTGGACAAGACCATGGAAAAGACACCGCTCAAGGTGCCGACCATGTGGATCCAGGGCCTCTGGGACCAGGAGGACATCTGGGGCGCGGTTCACAGCTATCCGGCGCTGGAGTCGAAGGACACCAACAACGACAAGAACTATCTGGTGCTGGGCCCCTGGCGGCACAGCCAGGTCAATTACGACGGCTACAACCTCGGTCCGTTCAAATGGGACGGCGACACCGCCCTGCAGTTCCGCCGCGATGTCCTCAAACCCTTCTTCGATCAGCACCTGAAGGACGGCCCGAAGGCCGACACGCCGCCCGTGCTGATCTACGACCCTGGCCAGAACAAATGGAACCGCTACGCCAGCTGGCCCCAGGGGGGCGCCGACGGTGCGGGTCCCGGCAAGGTCAGCAAGAACCTCTATCTCGGCGCCAACGGCGGGCTCGGGTTCAGCGCTCCGGCCGGCGGCAAGGGCGCGGCCGCCTATGACGAGTACGTCTCCGATCCGGCCAAGCCCGTGCCCTACATTCCTCGGCCGCTACAGTTCGCGGATCGCAGCCGCTGGACGCCGTGGCTGGTGACCGACCAGCGCTCTGTCGACGGGCGCCCTGACGTGCTCACCTATGTCAGCGAGCCGTTGACGGAGCCGCTCAAGATCGCCGGCGTGCCGAAGGTGAACCTGTTCGCCTCGACCAGCGGCACGGACAGCGACTGGGTGGTCAAGCTGATCGACGTCTATCCCGATGAAGTTCCCAGCCAGCCCGAATTGGGCGGCTACGAGCTGGCGGTCGGCATGAGCATCTTCCGCGGCCGCTATCGCGAGAGCTTCAGCGAGCCCAAGGCCCTCAAGCCGAACACGCCGCTGAAGTATCAATTCATCCTGCCGACCGCGAACTACACCTTCAAACCGGGCCACCGGATCATGGTGCAGGTGCAGTCCAGCTGGTTCCCGCTCTACGACCGCAATCCACAGACCTTCGTGCCGAACATCTTCCTGGCCAAGCCCGGGGATTATGTGAAGGCGACACAGCGCGTGTTCCATGCCGGCGACACGGCCAGCTTCATCGAACTGCCCGTGGTGGACGCGAACTAG